The following proteins come from a genomic window of Alosa sapidissima isolate fAloSap1 chromosome 22, fAloSap1.pri, whole genome shotgun sequence:
- the ical1 gene encoding islet cell autoantigen 1-like isoform X1 produces MDGYGFSSDMFSGRAVLGEDSSVMARMQKKFWKTKQVLIKATGKKEDEYVVASDADLDAKLEFFRSVQSTCTELLKVIEKYQQRITHLSQEENELGLFLRFQAEHDKTKAGNMMDATSKALCASAKKRMALCPPLHRMEQEVETFRRRAIADTLLTVSRMEKSRTEYRGALLWMKDVSQELDPDTYKQLEKFRKVQAQVRTTKVQFDKLKNDVCQKVDMLGASRCNMLSHSLCTYQTTLLQYWEKTAHMMSAIHEAFKGYVPYQFTTIKELRDPMDQLAEAQAEQDNKEKAMQTQTNNLVSLEEENPGQMAPDNVSTLALDGQSRDSDSSLCASLDSALFELSGPFSPTNTDDDFLLMTPDLPLTPTPDATLTPTPPTRLPPPSAGASWGFSPPPGEQLEASPSSQLPHWGMRDLLFDLPQQPSSGLSVGPAGGAGQAEEQDDEADRGDLSFLRDLLSPGGASASDEFSREWQDAFGSFESPPTSLPTGPSSSQQPQGGVVSGAAPSSPSQPPSPTGFLPSQLLDHSLSATGRWARGVKGSGSYDTWGWATPPMFQAAPLQAPSAAGLATAPQSSPLASVSAPKGGARDMSAWFNLFADLDPLSNPDAIGRSDEELLNA; encoded by the exons ATGGATGGATATGG GTTCTCCAGTGATATGTTCAGTGGGCGGGCCGTTCTTGGGGAGGACAGCTCGGTCATGGCCCGCATGCAGAAGAAGTTCTGGAAGACCAAGCAGGTTCTGATCAAAGCCACGGGGAAGAAGGAGGATGAGTATGTGGTGGCTTCAGACGCCGATCTAGATGCCAAACTAGAG TTCTTTCGCTCGGTGCAGAGCACATGCACAGAGCTGCTGAAGGTGATTGAGAAATACCAACAACGAATCACAC ATCTGTCCCAGGAGGAGAATGAGTTGGGCCTGTTCCTGCGTTTCCAGGCAGAGCATGACAAAACCAAAGCGGGCAATATGATGGACGCCACCAGCAAGGCCCTCTGCGCCTCAGCCAAGAAGAG GATGGCCCTGTGTCCCCCTCTCCACCGGATGGAGCAGGAAGTGGAGACGTTCCGGCGGCGTGCCATTGCCGACACACTGCTGACGGTGAGCCGCATGGAGAAGTCCCGCACGGAATACCGCGGAGCGCTGCTCTGGATGAAGGACGTCTCGCAGGAGCTGGATCCCGACACCTACAAGCAGCTGGAGAAGTTCCGCAAG gtTCAAGCACAGGTCAGAACGACGAAGGTGCAGTTTGACAAGCTGAAGAACGACGTGTGTCAGAAGGTGGACATGTTAGGAGCCAGCCGCTGCAACAtgctctcccactcactctgcacctaccag aCTACACTCCTGCAATACTGGGAGAAGACTGCCCACATGATGTCTGCCATCCACGAGGCCTTTAAGGGATATGTTCCCTACCAGTTTACCAcaataaag GAGTTGAGGGACCCTATGGACCAGTTAGCAGAGGCTCAAGCAGAGCAGGACAACAAGGAGAAGGCtatgcagacacaaacaaacaa TCTGGTGTCTCTGGAGGAAGAGAATCCTGGACAGATGGCACCTGACAATG TCTCCACCCTTGCGTTGGATGGACAGAGTCGGGACAGTGATAGCTCCCTATGCGCCAGCCTGGACTCTG CCCTGTTTGAGCTCTCTGGCCCCTTTAGCCCTACCAACACAGATGACGACTTTTTGCTCATGACCCCTGACCTCCCCCTTACTCCGACCCCAGATgccacactcacccccaccccgcCCACACGACTCCCACCGCCGTCCGCTGGTGCTTCATGGGGGTTTAGCCCTCCTCCAGGGGAACAGCTGGAGGCCTCCCCCAGCTCCCAGCTCCCTCACTGGG GTATGAGAGACCTGCTGTTCGACCTGCCCCAGCAGCCGTCTTCTGGACTCTCCGTCGGACCAGCGGGAGGCGCTGGACAGGCGGAGGAGCAGGACGACGAGGCTGACCGCGGAGACCTGTCCTTCCTCCGCGACTTGCTCAGCCCCGGCGGCGCCTCCGCCAGCGACGAGTTCAGCCGCGAGTGGCAGGACGCCTTTGGCTCCTTCGAGTCGCCTCCCACCTCCCTCCCCACGGGTCCCTCGTCCTCCCAGCAGCCCCAGGGAGGTGTGGTCAGCGGGGCGGCCCCCTCCTCGCCCTCCCAGCCCCCCAGCCCCACCGGCTTCCTCCCCTCCCAGCTCCTGGACCACAGCCTCAGCGCCACAGGTCGGTGGGCCAGAGGGGTCAAGGGTTCAGGGTCTTATGATACATGGG GCTGGGCCACTCCACCCATGTTCCAGGCGGCTCCCCTACAGGCTCCGTCTGCTGCCGGCCTGGCCACGGCCCCCCAAAGCAGCCCCCTAGCCTCAGTCAGCG ctcCAAAAGGTGGTGCACGGGACATGTCGGCCTGGTTCAACCTCTTTGCTGATCTGGACCCACTGTCAAACCCTGACGCCATTGGACGGTCTGATGAAGAACTCCTCAAtgcttga
- the LOC121697395 gene encoding uncharacterized protein LOC121697395, with protein MQSENKDVYDLLWDNNMDIAEQTLEVPFLQHMQLGDLQADDYVSFTIQDINYLVRVTGMLGEMCEKEKLPEDLRRFMKERYDSYKNYAVATLQQFNLNSVSDIKPTPAMEKYLSNYSNIMEGEEAIYFAVALLPCSVLWLWLAKQLKETTCNAYFTWKKNNMHGHPEDHYRALLDKYLSTKEQIAKADTIFCQQMQNEHDFFASSLIEKK; from the exons ATGCAGTCGG AAAACAAAGATGTCTATGACCTCCTCTGGGACAACAATATGGATATTGCTGAGCAGACATTGGAAGTGCCATTTCTACAGCACATGCAGCTTGGAGACCTCCAGGCTGACGACTATGTGAGCTTCACCATCCAGGATATCAATTACCTTGTGAGAGTAACAGGCATGTTGGGGGAGatgtgtgagaaagaaaagCTACCTGAGGACCTCCGCAGGTTCATGAAGGAGAGATATGACAGCTATAAGAACTATGCTGTTGCTACACTACAGCAATTCAATCTAAAT AGTGTGTCGGATATTAAACCAACCCCTGCCATGGAGAAGTACCTGTCAAATTACAGCAATATCATGGAGGGAGAAGAAGCCATTTACTTTGCCGTCGCTCTCCTTCCCTGCTCAgtgctgtggctgtggctggCCAAACAGCTGAAAGAAACCACTTGCAACGCGTACTTCACCTGGAAGAAGAACAACATGCACGGCCACCCAGAAGACCACTACAGGGCCCTCCTCGACAAGTATCTGAGCACTAAAGAGCAGATTGCAAAGGCTGACACCATATTCTGTCAACAAATGCAGAATGAGCATGATTTCTTTGCATCTTCACTCATAGAGAAGAAATAA
- the ical1 gene encoding islet cell autoantigen 1-like isoform X2 — protein MFSGRAVLGEDSSVMARMQKKFWKTKQVLIKATGKKEDEYVVASDADLDAKLEFFRSVQSTCTELLKVIEKYQQRITHLSQEENELGLFLRFQAEHDKTKAGNMMDATSKALCASAKKRMALCPPLHRMEQEVETFRRRAIADTLLTVSRMEKSRTEYRGALLWMKDVSQELDPDTYKQLEKFRKVQAQVRTTKVQFDKLKNDVCQKVDMLGASRCNMLSHSLCTYQTTLLQYWEKTAHMMSAIHEAFKGYVPYQFTTIKELRDPMDQLAEAQAEQDNKEKAMQTQTNNLVSLEEENPGQMAPDNVSTLALDGQSRDSDSSLCASLDSALFELSGPFSPTNTDDDFLLMTPDLPLTPTPDATLTPTPPTRLPPPSAGASWGFSPPPGEQLEASPSSQLPHWGMRDLLFDLPQQPSSGLSVGPAGGAGQAEEQDDEADRGDLSFLRDLLSPGGASASDEFSREWQDAFGSFESPPTSLPTGPSSSQQPQGGVVSGAAPSSPSQPPSPTGFLPSQLLDHSLSATGRWARGVKGSGSYDTWGWATPPMFQAAPLQAPSAAGLATAPQSSPLASVSAPKGGARDMSAWFNLFADLDPLSNPDAIGRSDEELLNA, from the exons ATGTTCAGTGGGCGGGCCGTTCTTGGGGAGGACAGCTCGGTCATGGCCCGCATGCAGAAGAAGTTCTGGAAGACCAAGCAGGTTCTGATCAAAGCCACGGGGAAGAAGGAGGATGAGTATGTGGTGGCTTCAGACGCCGATCTAGATGCCAAACTAGAG TTCTTTCGCTCGGTGCAGAGCACATGCACAGAGCTGCTGAAGGTGATTGAGAAATACCAACAACGAATCACAC ATCTGTCCCAGGAGGAGAATGAGTTGGGCCTGTTCCTGCGTTTCCAGGCAGAGCATGACAAAACCAAAGCGGGCAATATGATGGACGCCACCAGCAAGGCCCTCTGCGCCTCAGCCAAGAAGAG GATGGCCCTGTGTCCCCCTCTCCACCGGATGGAGCAGGAAGTGGAGACGTTCCGGCGGCGTGCCATTGCCGACACACTGCTGACGGTGAGCCGCATGGAGAAGTCCCGCACGGAATACCGCGGAGCGCTGCTCTGGATGAAGGACGTCTCGCAGGAGCTGGATCCCGACACCTACAAGCAGCTGGAGAAGTTCCGCAAG gtTCAAGCACAGGTCAGAACGACGAAGGTGCAGTTTGACAAGCTGAAGAACGACGTGTGTCAGAAGGTGGACATGTTAGGAGCCAGCCGCTGCAACAtgctctcccactcactctgcacctaccag aCTACACTCCTGCAATACTGGGAGAAGACTGCCCACATGATGTCTGCCATCCACGAGGCCTTTAAGGGATATGTTCCCTACCAGTTTACCAcaataaag GAGTTGAGGGACCCTATGGACCAGTTAGCAGAGGCTCAAGCAGAGCAGGACAACAAGGAGAAGGCtatgcagacacaaacaaacaa TCTGGTGTCTCTGGAGGAAGAGAATCCTGGACAGATGGCACCTGACAATG TCTCCACCCTTGCGTTGGATGGACAGAGTCGGGACAGTGATAGCTCCCTATGCGCCAGCCTGGACTCTG CCCTGTTTGAGCTCTCTGGCCCCTTTAGCCCTACCAACACAGATGACGACTTTTTGCTCATGACCCCTGACCTCCCCCTTACTCCGACCCCAGATgccacactcacccccaccccgcCCACACGACTCCCACCGCCGTCCGCTGGTGCTTCATGGGGGTTTAGCCCTCCTCCAGGGGAACAGCTGGAGGCCTCCCCCAGCTCCCAGCTCCCTCACTGGG GTATGAGAGACCTGCTGTTCGACCTGCCCCAGCAGCCGTCTTCTGGACTCTCCGTCGGACCAGCGGGAGGCGCTGGACAGGCGGAGGAGCAGGACGACGAGGCTGACCGCGGAGACCTGTCCTTCCTCCGCGACTTGCTCAGCCCCGGCGGCGCCTCCGCCAGCGACGAGTTCAGCCGCGAGTGGCAGGACGCCTTTGGCTCCTTCGAGTCGCCTCCCACCTCCCTCCCCACGGGTCCCTCGTCCTCCCAGCAGCCCCAGGGAGGTGTGGTCAGCGGGGCGGCCCCCTCCTCGCCCTCCCAGCCCCCCAGCCCCACCGGCTTCCTCCCCTCCCAGCTCCTGGACCACAGCCTCAGCGCCACAGGTCGGTGGGCCAGAGGGGTCAAGGGTTCAGGGTCTTATGATACATGGG GCTGGGCCACTCCACCCATGTTCCAGGCGGCTCCCCTACAGGCTCCGTCTGCTGCCGGCCTGGCCACGGCCCCCCAAAGCAGCCCCCTAGCCTCAGTCAGCG ctcCAAAAGGTGGTGCACGGGACATGTCGGCCTGGTTCAACCTCTTTGCTGATCTGGACCCACTGTCAAACCCTGACGCCATTGGACGGTCTGATGAAGAACTCCTCAAtgcttga
- the ical1 gene encoding islet cell autoantigen 1-like isoform X5 has product MDGYGFSSDMFSGRAVLGEDSSVMARMQKKFWKTKQVLIKATGKKEDEYVVASDADLDAKLEFFRSVQSTCTELLKVIEKYQQRITHLSQEENELGLFLRFQAEHDKTKAGNMMDATSKALCASAKKRMALCPPLHRMEQEVETFRRRAIADTLLTVSRMEKSRTEYRGALLWMKDVSQELDPDTYKQLEKFRKVQAQVRTTKVQFDKLKNDVCQKVDMLGASRCNMLSHSLCTYQTTLLQYWEKTAHMMSAIHEAFKGYVPYQFTTIKELRDPMDQLAEAQAEQDNKEKAMQTQTNNLVSLEEENPGQMAPDNVSTLALDGQSRDSDSSLCASLDSGMRDLLFDLPQQPSSGLSVGPAGGAGQAEEQDDEADRGDLSFLRDLLSPGGASASDEFSREWQDAFGSFESPPTSLPTGPSSSQQPQGGVVSGAAPSSPSQPPSPTGFLPSQLLDHSLSATGRWARGVKGSGSYDTWGWATPPMFQAAPLQAPSAAGLATAPQSSPLASVSAPKGGARDMSAWFNLFADLDPLSNPDAIGRSDEELLNA; this is encoded by the exons ATGGATGGATATGG GTTCTCCAGTGATATGTTCAGTGGGCGGGCCGTTCTTGGGGAGGACAGCTCGGTCATGGCCCGCATGCAGAAGAAGTTCTGGAAGACCAAGCAGGTTCTGATCAAAGCCACGGGGAAGAAGGAGGATGAGTATGTGGTGGCTTCAGACGCCGATCTAGATGCCAAACTAGAG TTCTTTCGCTCGGTGCAGAGCACATGCACAGAGCTGCTGAAGGTGATTGAGAAATACCAACAACGAATCACAC ATCTGTCCCAGGAGGAGAATGAGTTGGGCCTGTTCCTGCGTTTCCAGGCAGAGCATGACAAAACCAAAGCGGGCAATATGATGGACGCCACCAGCAAGGCCCTCTGCGCCTCAGCCAAGAAGAG GATGGCCCTGTGTCCCCCTCTCCACCGGATGGAGCAGGAAGTGGAGACGTTCCGGCGGCGTGCCATTGCCGACACACTGCTGACGGTGAGCCGCATGGAGAAGTCCCGCACGGAATACCGCGGAGCGCTGCTCTGGATGAAGGACGTCTCGCAGGAGCTGGATCCCGACACCTACAAGCAGCTGGAGAAGTTCCGCAAG gtTCAAGCACAGGTCAGAACGACGAAGGTGCAGTTTGACAAGCTGAAGAACGACGTGTGTCAGAAGGTGGACATGTTAGGAGCCAGCCGCTGCAACAtgctctcccactcactctgcacctaccag aCTACACTCCTGCAATACTGGGAGAAGACTGCCCACATGATGTCTGCCATCCACGAGGCCTTTAAGGGATATGTTCCCTACCAGTTTACCAcaataaag GAGTTGAGGGACCCTATGGACCAGTTAGCAGAGGCTCAAGCAGAGCAGGACAACAAGGAGAAGGCtatgcagacacaaacaaacaa TCTGGTGTCTCTGGAGGAAGAGAATCCTGGACAGATGGCACCTGACAATG TCTCCACCCTTGCGTTGGATGGACAGAGTCGGGACAGTGATAGCTCCCTATGCGCCAGCCTGGACTCTG GTATGAGAGACCTGCTGTTCGACCTGCCCCAGCAGCCGTCTTCTGGACTCTCCGTCGGACCAGCGGGAGGCGCTGGACAGGCGGAGGAGCAGGACGACGAGGCTGACCGCGGAGACCTGTCCTTCCTCCGCGACTTGCTCAGCCCCGGCGGCGCCTCCGCCAGCGACGAGTTCAGCCGCGAGTGGCAGGACGCCTTTGGCTCCTTCGAGTCGCCTCCCACCTCCCTCCCCACGGGTCCCTCGTCCTCCCAGCAGCCCCAGGGAGGTGTGGTCAGCGGGGCGGCCCCCTCCTCGCCCTCCCAGCCCCCCAGCCCCACCGGCTTCCTCCCCTCCCAGCTCCTGGACCACAGCCTCAGCGCCACAGGTCGGTGGGCCAGAGGGGTCAAGGGTTCAGGGTCTTATGATACATGGG GCTGGGCCACTCCACCCATGTTCCAGGCGGCTCCCCTACAGGCTCCGTCTGCTGCCGGCCTGGCCACGGCCCCCCAAAGCAGCCCCCTAGCCTCAGTCAGCG ctcCAAAAGGTGGTGCACGGGACATGTCGGCCTGGTTCAACCTCTTTGCTGATCTGGACCCACTGTCAAACCCTGACGCCATTGGACGGTCTGATGAAGAACTCCTCAAtgcttga
- the ical1 gene encoding islet cell autoantigen 1-like isoform X3, translating into MDGYGFSSDMFSGRAVLGEDSSVMARMQKKFWKTKQVLIKATGKKEDEYVVASDADLDAKLEFFRSVQSTCTELLKVIEKYQQRITHLSQEENELGLFLRFQAEHDKTKAGNMMDATSKALCASAKKRMALCPPLHRMEQEVETFRRRAIADTLLTVSRMEKSRTEYRGALLWMKDVSQELDPDTYKQLEKFRKVQAQVRTTKVQFDKLKNDVCQKVDMLGASRCNMLSHSLCTYQTTLLQYWEKTAHMMSAIHEAFKGYVPYQFTTIKELRDPMDQLAEAQAEQDNKEKAMQTQTNNLVSLEEENPGQMAPDNVSTLALDGQSRDSDSSLCASLDSALFELSGPFSPTNTDDDFLLMTPDLPLTPTPDATLTPTPPTRLPPPSAGASWGFSPPPGEQLEASPSSQLPHWGMRDLLFDLPQQPSSGLSVGPAGGAGQAEEQDDEADRGDLSFLRDLLSPGGASASDEFSREWQDAFGSFESPPTSLPTGPSSSQQPQGGVVSGAAPSSPSQPPSPTGFLPSQLLDHSLSATGWATPPMFQAAPLQAPSAAGLATAPQSSPLASVSAPKGGARDMSAWFNLFADLDPLSNPDAIGRSDEELLNA; encoded by the exons ATGGATGGATATGG GTTCTCCAGTGATATGTTCAGTGGGCGGGCCGTTCTTGGGGAGGACAGCTCGGTCATGGCCCGCATGCAGAAGAAGTTCTGGAAGACCAAGCAGGTTCTGATCAAAGCCACGGGGAAGAAGGAGGATGAGTATGTGGTGGCTTCAGACGCCGATCTAGATGCCAAACTAGAG TTCTTTCGCTCGGTGCAGAGCACATGCACAGAGCTGCTGAAGGTGATTGAGAAATACCAACAACGAATCACAC ATCTGTCCCAGGAGGAGAATGAGTTGGGCCTGTTCCTGCGTTTCCAGGCAGAGCATGACAAAACCAAAGCGGGCAATATGATGGACGCCACCAGCAAGGCCCTCTGCGCCTCAGCCAAGAAGAG GATGGCCCTGTGTCCCCCTCTCCACCGGATGGAGCAGGAAGTGGAGACGTTCCGGCGGCGTGCCATTGCCGACACACTGCTGACGGTGAGCCGCATGGAGAAGTCCCGCACGGAATACCGCGGAGCGCTGCTCTGGATGAAGGACGTCTCGCAGGAGCTGGATCCCGACACCTACAAGCAGCTGGAGAAGTTCCGCAAG gtTCAAGCACAGGTCAGAACGACGAAGGTGCAGTTTGACAAGCTGAAGAACGACGTGTGTCAGAAGGTGGACATGTTAGGAGCCAGCCGCTGCAACAtgctctcccactcactctgcacctaccag aCTACACTCCTGCAATACTGGGAGAAGACTGCCCACATGATGTCTGCCATCCACGAGGCCTTTAAGGGATATGTTCCCTACCAGTTTACCAcaataaag GAGTTGAGGGACCCTATGGACCAGTTAGCAGAGGCTCAAGCAGAGCAGGACAACAAGGAGAAGGCtatgcagacacaaacaaacaa TCTGGTGTCTCTGGAGGAAGAGAATCCTGGACAGATGGCACCTGACAATG TCTCCACCCTTGCGTTGGATGGACAGAGTCGGGACAGTGATAGCTCCCTATGCGCCAGCCTGGACTCTG CCCTGTTTGAGCTCTCTGGCCCCTTTAGCCCTACCAACACAGATGACGACTTTTTGCTCATGACCCCTGACCTCCCCCTTACTCCGACCCCAGATgccacactcacccccaccccgcCCACACGACTCCCACCGCCGTCCGCTGGTGCTTCATGGGGGTTTAGCCCTCCTCCAGGGGAACAGCTGGAGGCCTCCCCCAGCTCCCAGCTCCCTCACTGGG GTATGAGAGACCTGCTGTTCGACCTGCCCCAGCAGCCGTCTTCTGGACTCTCCGTCGGACCAGCGGGAGGCGCTGGACAGGCGGAGGAGCAGGACGACGAGGCTGACCGCGGAGACCTGTCCTTCCTCCGCGACTTGCTCAGCCCCGGCGGCGCCTCCGCCAGCGACGAGTTCAGCCGCGAGTGGCAGGACGCCTTTGGCTCCTTCGAGTCGCCTCCCACCTCCCTCCCCACGGGTCCCTCGTCCTCCCAGCAGCCCCAGGGAGGTGTGGTCAGCGGGGCGGCCCCCTCCTCGCCCTCCCAGCCCCCCAGCCCCACCGGCTTCCTCCCCTCCCAGCTCCTGGACCACAGCCTCAGCGCCACAG GCTGGGCCACTCCACCCATGTTCCAGGCGGCTCCCCTACAGGCTCCGTCTGCTGCCGGCCTGGCCACGGCCCCCCAAAGCAGCCCCCTAGCCTCAGTCAGCG ctcCAAAAGGTGGTGCACGGGACATGTCGGCCTGGTTCAACCTCTTTGCTGATCTGGACCCACTGTCAAACCCTGACGCCATTGGACGGTCTGATGAAGAACTCCTCAAtgcttga
- the ical1 gene encoding islet cell autoantigen 1-like isoform X4, translating into MNYVVASDADLDAKLEFFRSVQSTCTELLKVIEKYQQRITHLSQEENELGLFLRFQAEHDKTKAGNMMDATSKALCASAKKRMALCPPLHRMEQEVETFRRRAIADTLLTVSRMEKSRTEYRGALLWMKDVSQELDPDTYKQLEKFRKVQAQVRTTKVQFDKLKNDVCQKVDMLGASRCNMLSHSLCTYQTTLLQYWEKTAHMMSAIHEAFKGYVPYQFTTIKELRDPMDQLAEAQAEQDNKEKAMQTQTNNLVSLEEENPGQMAPDNVSTLALDGQSRDSDSSLCASLDSALFELSGPFSPTNTDDDFLLMTPDLPLTPTPDATLTPTPPTRLPPPSAGASWGFSPPPGEQLEASPSSQLPHWGMRDLLFDLPQQPSSGLSVGPAGGAGQAEEQDDEADRGDLSFLRDLLSPGGASASDEFSREWQDAFGSFESPPTSLPTGPSSSQQPQGGVVSGAAPSSPSQPPSPTGFLPSQLLDHSLSATGRWARGVKGSGSYDTWGWATPPMFQAAPLQAPSAAGLATAPQSSPLASVSAPKGGARDMSAWFNLFADLDPLSNPDAIGRSDEELLNA; encoded by the exons ATGAATTATGTGGTGGCTTCAGACGCCGATCTAGATGCCAAACTAGAG TTCTTTCGCTCGGTGCAGAGCACATGCACAGAGCTGCTGAAGGTGATTGAGAAATACCAACAACGAATCACAC ATCTGTCCCAGGAGGAGAATGAGTTGGGCCTGTTCCTGCGTTTCCAGGCAGAGCATGACAAAACCAAAGCGGGCAATATGATGGACGCCACCAGCAAGGCCCTCTGCGCCTCAGCCAAGAAGAG GATGGCCCTGTGTCCCCCTCTCCACCGGATGGAGCAGGAAGTGGAGACGTTCCGGCGGCGTGCCATTGCCGACACACTGCTGACGGTGAGCCGCATGGAGAAGTCCCGCACGGAATACCGCGGAGCGCTGCTCTGGATGAAGGACGTCTCGCAGGAGCTGGATCCCGACACCTACAAGCAGCTGGAGAAGTTCCGCAAG gtTCAAGCACAGGTCAGAACGACGAAGGTGCAGTTTGACAAGCTGAAGAACGACGTGTGTCAGAAGGTGGACATGTTAGGAGCCAGCCGCTGCAACAtgctctcccactcactctgcacctaccag aCTACACTCCTGCAATACTGGGAGAAGACTGCCCACATGATGTCTGCCATCCACGAGGCCTTTAAGGGATATGTTCCCTACCAGTTTACCAcaataaag GAGTTGAGGGACCCTATGGACCAGTTAGCAGAGGCTCAAGCAGAGCAGGACAACAAGGAGAAGGCtatgcagacacaaacaaacaa TCTGGTGTCTCTGGAGGAAGAGAATCCTGGACAGATGGCACCTGACAATG TCTCCACCCTTGCGTTGGATGGACAGAGTCGGGACAGTGATAGCTCCCTATGCGCCAGCCTGGACTCTG CCCTGTTTGAGCTCTCTGGCCCCTTTAGCCCTACCAACACAGATGACGACTTTTTGCTCATGACCCCTGACCTCCCCCTTACTCCGACCCCAGATgccacactcacccccaccccgcCCACACGACTCCCACCGCCGTCCGCTGGTGCTTCATGGGGGTTTAGCCCTCCTCCAGGGGAACAGCTGGAGGCCTCCCCCAGCTCCCAGCTCCCTCACTGGG GTATGAGAGACCTGCTGTTCGACCTGCCCCAGCAGCCGTCTTCTGGACTCTCCGTCGGACCAGCGGGAGGCGCTGGACAGGCGGAGGAGCAGGACGACGAGGCTGACCGCGGAGACCTGTCCTTCCTCCGCGACTTGCTCAGCCCCGGCGGCGCCTCCGCCAGCGACGAGTTCAGCCGCGAGTGGCAGGACGCCTTTGGCTCCTTCGAGTCGCCTCCCACCTCCCTCCCCACGGGTCCCTCGTCCTCCCAGCAGCCCCAGGGAGGTGTGGTCAGCGGGGCGGCCCCCTCCTCGCCCTCCCAGCCCCCCAGCCCCACCGGCTTCCTCCCCTCCCAGCTCCTGGACCACAGCCTCAGCGCCACAGGTCGGTGGGCCAGAGGGGTCAAGGGTTCAGGGTCTTATGATACATGGG GCTGGGCCACTCCACCCATGTTCCAGGCGGCTCCCCTACAGGCTCCGTCTGCTGCCGGCCTGGCCACGGCCCCCCAAAGCAGCCCCCTAGCCTCAGTCAGCG ctcCAAAAGGTGGTGCACGGGACATGTCGGCCTGGTTCAACCTCTTTGCTGATCTGGACCCACTGTCAAACCCTGACGCCATTGGACGGTCTGATGAAGAACTCCTCAAtgcttga